The following DNA comes from Streptomyces sp. NBC_00690.
TCGAGACCCTGCGTGGCCTGCTGCTCGGCAGCGAGATCGGCCACAATGGGTGGTTGGCCGTGCTCTGGTGCCTGGGCCTGGCCGTGCTCGGCTACCTCTGGTCCAGGGCCCTGTTCGACCGCGACCCGAAGTGAGCCTACGGGCTGCCTGCCGCCTCTCGTCCCGCTCCGGGGCCGAGTACCGGCAGTGGGTTGCGCGTGGTGGTGTGCATCGCCAGGCGGAGCAGAAGGCCCACGCGGTAGCCGCACTCCGCCCCGCCTGGCACTGAAGAAGTGCGATGCCGAGGAATATGGCTCGGCAAGATCCGCAAGGGGCCTTGCCGACAGCGCTACGGGCGGGACGGCGCTACAGACGGGACTTGTTCGCAAAGACCCAACGGTTGCCCGCGAGGGCATCGTTCTGTTCGGGCAGCGGGCCGCGTCCATGACGGCGGGTGAAGTCGAAGGGCGTGTGAACGGAAGTGGACCAGCCCTTGCCCACCAGATCGCCCGCAGAGTCGGGCCGTGGTTCTCCGTCGAACAGATGAAGTAGGTCAATGCCGATCTGACGGGTCGTCGAGGTGTAGAGCGGGCTGTCGCGGTAGGCCAGCAGATCCTTTTCGAGCTTGACCTCGAAGGCCAGTGCACTGCCTTCCGTACTCAGCCGGTCCACGGTGTCGATGAGATACGTCTCAGCGGCGGCGGGCAGATAGAACAACAATCCCTCGGCCAGCCAGACACTCGGGGCAGCCCGGTCGAAACCGGCGTCGGCCAGCGCCCCCACCCAGTCCGCTCGCAGATCGATCGGAATCTCTACACGCGCTGCCTTCGGGGTCGCCGAAAGCCTGTCGAGCACCGTGCGCTTGAAGGCCAGCACGCCTTCCCTGTCGATCTCGAAGACCACAGAACCGGAAGGCCAGTCGAGACGGAAGGCCCGGGAATCTAACCCCGCCCCGAGCAGCACCACTTGGCGGGCGCCGCCCGTGTGCACGGCGTGGAGGAGGAAGTCATCGAGGACCCGCGTCCGCAGACCGAAGTAGCGCGCGAATCGACCCCACAACGGATTGGCGTCCCCGTCCCGAACCTGTTGGATGCGGACCGGCCAGCCGGCGGACGCCGGTGCGGCGAGCACGAAGTGCTCGGCATAGACGTCCCGTGCCAGGGTGTCGTCACGATGGGTCTCGATCGCCCGTGCCGCAGCGACCATGAGGGCGGTCAGGCCGACACCTCCCTCCACGCCTTCGACTCCGATGCTCCCTGGCGTTGTGCCGACCACGTGTCCTCCTCAGGATGGGTTGAGACCACGAACAGTGCGAAAGGGGATGTTGGATCGTCGCTGGGCGCGCCGCGCCGCGGCTCTGGGCGTAGTGATTCCCGGAGAGCCCCGGTGGCGCGCGGCCCAGGCACCCGACCGGTTTCTCAGAGCGAGCGGATCGTTGTTCGGAACGGCCAGCGTGGGCCCGGTGAACGGGTCTGCCTCGCAACGGCTTTGCTCAGGGTCGTTGGTACGGGCAGCGTGCTGGATCGCCCACTCATCAGATCCTCCCCTCGGGTACCAGCACGGGTTTGACCACACGGCCCGCGTCGAAGTCCCGTTCGGCCTCGTTGATGTCGGCGAGCGGATACGTACGGATCAGTTCGTCGAACGGAAACCGGCCAGCCCGCCACAGTCCGATCAACCGCGGGATCAGCAGTCCGGGCACCGCGTCCCCCTCACAGATGTGGGACATCCTCCTCCCCCGATCCAGTGCCCCGGGTTCGAGCGGAAGTGCGGTGTGGAGCCGTGCCACCAGCCCGAGGTGCCCGGTCGGGCGCAGGGCCCGGAGTGCGTCGTTGATCAACGGGACGGAGGCCGTGGTGTCCAGCGCGTACTGCGCCCCGCCGTCCGTCAGTTGCTGGATACGGCCGGGCAGGTCGCCCGACGAGGCATGCAGCGGAATCGCACCGAACCGCTCGGCGAGTGCCAGCCGTTCGACGTGCCGATCAACTGCCACGATCACCGCCCCGCAGGCCGCAGCCGCCATCACCGCGCTCAGACCCACCGCCCCCGTACCGAAGACCGCGATGGTGTCGCCGGGGCCGACCCCGAAGGAGTTGAGGACCGATCCGGCTCCCGTCAGGAAGCCGCAGCCGAGCGGTCCGAGCAGTTCGATGGGCAGCGAGGGGTCGACCCGGACGGCGTTGCGGGCGGCAACCAGTGCGTATTCGGCGAACGAGGACTGACCGAACCACCGGGGGGCGAGTTCGATTCCGGCCGCGTCGGTGAACCGTGCGGGTGCCTCCTTGCGCCCTCCGAAGAGGTTGAGCGAGGCGAAGGAGTCGCAGTAGGCGGGGGCAGCGGCCTGGCAGTTCCGACAGTGCCCGCAGGAGTCGAAGGTCAGTACGACATGATCGCCGGTGTTCAGGCCGGTGTGCGGGCCCGTCTCCACCACGACCCCGGCACCCTCGTGCCCGAGCACCGCCGGTAGCGGTGAGCGGCCTGCCGAACGCCGGACCGCAAGATCGGTCCGGCACACCCCACAGCCCGCGATCCTGACCAGGACCTCGTCATCGGCAGGACCATGAGCAAGGATCACCTCCTCGACGGCGTATCGGCCCTCGGGCGAGCGCAGGACCGCAGCGCCGAACCTCATCGTCACGCTTCCTCCGGGCGGTGCACGACGAACGGCCGCAGATTCCCGTAGAGCCCCCATGGCCCGCCCGCAAAGCCGACACCGCTCTCCTTGATGCCCGCGAAGGGCTGGGCGAGGGAGAGTTCGGCGTGGTGGTTGATCCATGCGGTGCCGCACTCCAGCCGGTCGGCCACCGCTTCGGCCTGATCCAGATCGGTACCCCACACCGAGCCGCCCAGCCCGAAGCCGGTGTCATTGGCCGACTCGACCGCCTCGTCGAGACTCCGGTACGGCAGCACCGGCAGCACCGGACCGAATTGCTCCTCGGTCACCACCGGGCTGTCAGGTGGGACATCCGCCAGGATCGTCGGGGCGTGGAAGTAGCCCGGTCGATCCAGCCGATGCCCACCGGCCACAACCCTGGCACCGTCCGCCAGGGCCCGGGCCGTGTAGTGCTCGACGCGGGCCAGTTGGCGGGGGTTGTTGACCGGGCCCAACTGCGTGCCGGGGTCAAGACCTGCTCCCACCACGGCGCCCTTCGCGCGCTCTGCGAGGGCCTCGACGACATCGGAGTACAGCCCGGCGGGGGCGTAGACGCGTTTGACCGCCATGCAGACCTGTCCGCAATTGCGGAACGCGGCCCAGAACAGCCGGTCCGCGATCTGCTCCACATCGACGTCGTCCAGCAGGATGGCCGCGTCGTTGCCACCCAACTCCAGGGTGACCCTGGCCAACGAGCCCGCCGCCGCCTCCGCAACGGCCCGCCCGGTGGGAATCGAACCGGTGAAGGTCACATGGCGAATGCCCGGATGGGAAGCCAGTCGGGCGCCAAGGGGTTCGCGACCGGTGACGATCGTGAGTACGTCCTCGGGGAGCGCGGTGGCGATGACCGCCCCCAACAGCCGGGTGGCGAGGGGTGTGAAGGGCGAGGGTTTGACTACCACCGTGTTGCCAGCGGCGAGCGCGGGCGCGAACTTCGCCGACGCGAGTTGGAGGGGAAAGTTCCATGGGACGATCGCGGCGACGGGCCCGAGCGGTCGCCAGCGGATCTCACTGCGTACCGGCCGACCGTCCACAATGCGCTCGGCCCCGGGGGCGAGCTCGGCGAAGTAGCGTAGACGGGCCGCCGTGCGAGCGATCTCCGCGTACGACTCCGACAGCGGTTTGCCCTGTTCACGGGTGAGCAGGGGCGCGATCTCCACCCCGGCCGCCTCCACCGCGTCGGCTGCCGCGAGCAGTGCGGTGACCCGGGCTTCGGGGTCGGACCGCCAGCAGCGCCAGGCATCGTGGGCCCGGCCGACGGCACTGTCCAACTCGTCGTTCTGCTGGTCTGGAGCTTCCGCGAAGGTTTCGCCCGTTGCCGGATCGAGGACCGCGAAGTACTCGCCGGATACGGGCACCGAGTGGGACCGGCTTGTCGTCCTACCGGCCATCAGTTGGCGGCGGTGACGACAGCCGCGTGCTCCCGGGCATGCCGGTCCATCTCCGCCCGGAAGGCGGCCACCAATTCCGGCTGAATCCTCCCGGTGGTGCGGTCGCCGCCCGCGCAGACCGCCCCACGTACCCCCACGATGTCCGTGCCGATGCGGGTCAGCTCGCCGAGATCTCCCACCTGCACACTGCCCGCCAGCGCGGCGAGAAGACCCGCCTCATGGGCCCGCCGCACGAACTCCGCGCAGACGTCCGGCGGAACGTGGTCGAAGAGCCGGGTGCCGTCTTTGATCGCGGTGTCGAGCATGGCCGCATCGGAGCCGGAACGGCGGGCGATGTCGGGCAGTGCGAGCGGGTTGACACAGCCGATCCGATGGGCGTCGGCATAGCCCGAGGCGACGACGAAGGCGTCCGGCCGGTAGTCCTTCACCGCCCGGACAACCCCCCGCATGACATCGATGGCCTGCTCGGGCGTGGTGCATCCGTAGAGGCCGACCTTGATGTACGTGGCTCCGGAGACGGCCGCACCGAGCGCCGCCTGAGCCACCGTGCCCGGTTTGTACGGCACATCTCCCACAGTGGCCGAGACCGGCTTGTCAGCAGGGACCGCCTCACGGATCTCCCTGATGACCCACGGGTAGTTCGCGCCGAGCGAGCCCTCGTCCGGCTTCTTGACGTCGACGATGTCGAGGTGCTGCGCCGCCTTCGCACAGTCGAGGGCCTCCTCGACGCCGTCCGGAGAGATGAGAAGCAACAACGTGAACCCCTTTCGCCGCAAGCACACCTGCCCTGGGACAGGTGTGTGCGGAGCCGTCTGGATCACTTGCGGTTGCTCATCATTACTGCGCCCAACGGTCGTCGGTAGGGCGCGCAAAATCCGGACGGGTTTCGCCATCGCGCCCCCCGTGCGCCGTGCACGCCCCCCTGGAACCGGCTCGCGCCCGGACCACAGGGATCCACTGCACGAACCGGCTCCCGGCCTCGTTCCGGGCGGAGTCAGACGTCAGAGGGCGAACCGACTGTGCGGCGGGCGGCGGGGATCGCTATGCGTCCGGCTGCCAGTCGAACGGGAAGTGCTTGCTGGAGCCGCCCCGGTATTGACTGGAGAAGTCGAAGCCTTCGGCACGATCCGCGTTCACCACACCCCAGGTCGCCACCTGGCCGGGTCCCACCTCCGCCCCGGGAGCATTGATCAACTGCACCCGGCGCTCGGGGTCCGAAGTGGGACCGGTGAGCGCCGTGGCTCCCACACTCACCTTGTCGGATACGGTGGCACGCCAGTACGCGAGGTCCTGTGCGGCATCGAACTGGATCGGGGCGTACTCCACACTGCGAACCTCACTGATCAGTGAGCCGAACTTGCCCGGCCAGCCGCCCACGTTGCCCCGGAAGATCTCCTCCAACGCATCCCGTTGTGTCGGAGTCCCCTTCGCATCGATGTAGAACATCGCCGTCATCGTGGCGTCGGGATCGTCCACCCACATGTTCCCGGCGAACTCGCCGAGGGCCACGACTCCCAGACCGTCCAGACGTACGTCCCCGAAGTGCCCTTCGTGGATCTGCCAGACGAGTGTGAACAGACAGCAGCCGTTCGTCGGGGCCTGCGCAAAGGTGCAAGGACAGGGCATCGAGCAACTGCACACGTCGAACCACTCGCCCTTGAGGTGCCAGTTCGTCTCGCTCATGGACCGTTCCCCTCTAATTGGATACCCCGGTGGGGTATCTCTCTGTCGCCAGAGGTTAACCAGCGAGCCATCGTCACGTCAAATACCCGTAGGGGGTATGCGGTTGTGCCGATGGGAGAGGGTTCATGACCCTTCCTGCACCTTCCGTCGCCCGACGAGGCCAACAGCAGTGGGCTCGGTGGTGGCCGACCGCCCACCGCCGAGCCCACTGCATGAGGTACTTCCGTGGTGCACAACCCACCCGCCCCGACGTCAGATGGGGTGACGGCCGGACAGGTGCAGCGCCCACGCCACCTGACTGATCCGGGGCGGCCGTCCCTAAGGGGTCAGGGCCGAGTGCAAAGCGTCGAACCTGCGCCGAAGTTCGGTGACAGGGATGGGACCGAGTTCCATCCGTAGCTGACACACCTCGTCATCCCCGTTGGGCGTCAGACACACGAGGAAGGCGAACCCACTCCCCACGGATTCCGCGGTCAGCGTCATGGGGTTGTTGCGGCCCGGAGTCATGGCCGTTGAGAAGCGGCGCCCCGACGGGGCACGGAGCTGAGCGAGCATCCGCGTGGCGAAGTCCAACACTTCCTCCACGGTGAGGTGAGCGTCGAAGTCCGCCCTCAGCCGGGAACACCAATCGGCGGACAGTTGCCAGTTGTCCCCGCCCGTGTGTTCCAACTCCAGCCACGCAACATCACTGCCGAGACGTATCCGTGCGCTGTCCATCATGAAATCCTCCGGTACCCGTGATCTTCGGCCTGGATCCTTTGGGTGTCGCGCTCCATCGCGAGAAATCAGCAGCATCCCGAGCCGCTTGAGCAGGACGAGCGGCACAGCGCCTTAAGCGGTGATGACGGATGCCGAGGAGCCGGATCGCAACACGTGGTCGATGTGTATCTGGCGTGCGATGAACCGTCCGTTCTCGACGGTGGCCGAAATGCCCACCGTGGCAAGTGAGTTCCCGTCCGGGAGCCCGGCATAGTAGAGGCCGGGAACCGCTCCGAGGATGCCCTTGTGCTGGACGGGTGCGCCGTGTTCGTCGAGCACTCCAGCCGGAAGAATTCGATAGTCGGGGGTGAATCCGGTGCACCAGACGATCGTTGTGATGTCGTGGCGCGCCAGATCGAGACTGCTTCCGAAGTCCGCAATGCACTCCAGGTCGACTTCAGGGACCGGCTTCTGTTCCGGCACCGGGAATCCTCGGTCGAGTATCCCGGCATCGATCTTGTCGATCACCTGCCGAAACGAACGGGCGGATTCCGCCGCAATGGTGGTGACGTTGTCCGCCAGGAAGAGCATCCGCTGCTCCGCCGCGCGTGTCGAGCCGACGAGGACAACTCCTCTCCTCGCCAGTGTGCCGAGATTCAGATCGCCGCTTCCGTCCTTCCGGGCGGTCACTGGCAGGCCCGGCAGTGTCGCTGTCCCACCGATGCCCGGGGTGACAAAGTCTTCGTAGAGGGAGAAGGCGAACATCCACTCGAACAGACTGCGGCCACGGTAGTGCCCCGGCCATGCGTGGTGGCGGCCGATCGACAGGAAGACGGCACGTCCGGCACTCGCGAGTTCGTCCGCGATCTGTTGACCGCTGATCCCCGCCCCTACGACGAGGACCGCCCCATCCGGCAGGGAATCGGGGTTGCGATAGTCGCGCGAGTGCAGTTGCTTGATGGACGGATCGATGTCGGACGCCAACTCGGGCACCCGAGGAGCCGCGTAACCACCCACCGCCGCGACCAGGTTGCGGGACTCGATGACATCACCCGTGGTCAGATGGGTCCTGAACCGTACGTTGTCGCTGTCGGAAGCGCCCGGAGGGCACTCGACCTCCCGGACGGTCGTGTGCTGCCGCACCGGGAGGTCGCGCTCCTCCGCGTAGCGGCGCAGATGCCGGGCGAGTTCCCGTCCCGACATGGCACCGTCGGGGTCATCACCGTCGTAGTCCCAACCGGGGAACCGAACCGATCGATTCCCACTGCCCACAACCAGACTGTCCCACCGCTCGTACTTCCAAGCCTGACCTATCTCTCCCCGTTCCAGGACCAGGGATTCCCGGCCGAGCTCCTGCAAGGCCGCGGCTACTCCACATCCTTGCTGGCCAGCGCCGATGACGACGGTCTCCGCGTATTCGAGTTCTGCCACGATCGAACCCCTCTTCCCCATGGTCGCGCTGAGTTGTCTGCTATCGCTGACCGCGCCCGGTCCACGGACCAGCACGGCCGCCTCAGATCCCATTGCCCTGCACGTATCAGCCAGTCGTCCACCGTCCGTACGCCCACCGTTCGCGTGAGACGACCCGTGAGAAGCGGGAGCCGATGGTCGCAGGAGCAGATCGATTCTGAGGCTGCGCCTGCTGAGAATCCTGTCTTCTCAAGTCGACTTGATGTCAACTAGAGGGGGGCGTCAACATGCGGGCTCCCTGCGGGAAGCACGGCGGGGTTCACCCTCGCGTCCCTGGCGGTGGGCTCGTTGATGTGCCTGGGCAGGCTCGACCCGTGGGCACACCATCGGGCAAGGGGATCCGTCTCCAGCGCCGACTTCGGCCGCTCATGTGGTCCACGACATCAGGAGGACACAGCGAGTTGTGATGGAATCCCGGTGGATCTTCCCCGGTGTGATGAAACGGCGATGATCCGTTTCGACGCCGGGCGGCGATGAAGCCGGCCCGCGTCCGAGTTCTCCTGCCGAGTCTGCGGTCGGTCAGCCGTCAGAGACTGGTGAGCAGGTCGTCGAGCGGGGTCGGTACGCGGTCGGGGTCGAGGGCCTCGACGAGGACCTGGCCGTAGCGGATCT
Coding sequences within:
- a CDS encoding class I SAM-dependent methyltransferase, which produces MVGTTPGSIGVEGVEGGVGLTALMVAAARAIETHRDDTLARDVYAEHFVLAAPASAGWPVRIQQVRDGDANPLWGRFARYFGLRTRVLDDFLLHAVHTGGARQVVLLGAGLDSRAFRLDWPSGSVVFEIDREGVLAFKRTVLDRLSATPKAARVEIPIDLRADWVGALADAGFDRAAPSVWLAEGLLFYLPAAAETYLIDTVDRLSTEGSALAFEVKLEKDLLAYRDSPLYTSTTRQIGIDLLHLFDGEPRPDSAGDLVGKGWSTSVHTPFDFTRRHGRGPLPEQNDALAGNRWVFANKSRL
- a CDS encoding NAD(P)-dependent alcohol dehydrogenase codes for the protein MRFGAAVLRSPEGRYAVEEVILAHGPADDEVLVRIAGCGVCRTDLAVRRSAGRSPLPAVLGHEGAGVVVETGPHTGLNTGDHVVLTFDSCGHCRNCQAAAPAYCDSFASLNLFGGRKEAPARFTDAAGIELAPRWFGQSSFAEYALVAARNAVRVDPSLPIELLGPLGCGFLTGAGSVLNSFGVGPGDTIAVFGTGAVGLSAVMAAAACGAVIVAVDRHVERLALAERFGAIPLHASSGDLPGRIQQLTDGGAQYALDTTASVPLINDALRALRPTGHLGLVARLHTALPLEPGALDRGRRMSHICEGDAVPGLLIPRLIGLWRAGRFPFDELIRTYPLADINEAERDFDAGRVVKPVLVPEGRI
- a CDS encoding aldehyde dehydrogenase family protein, with amino-acid sequence MPVSGEYFAVLDPATGETFAEAPDQQNDELDSAVGRAHDAWRCWRSDPEARVTALLAAADAVEAAGVEIAPLLTREQGKPLSESYAEIARTAARLRYFAELAPGAERIVDGRPVRSEIRWRPLGPVAAIVPWNFPLQLASAKFAPALAAGNTVVVKPSPFTPLATRLLGAVIATALPEDVLTIVTGREPLGARLASHPGIRHVTFTGSIPTGRAVAEAAAGSLARVTLELGGNDAAILLDDVDVEQIADRLFWAAFRNCGQVCMAVKRVYAPAGLYSDVVEALAERAKGAVVGAGLDPGTQLGPVNNPRQLARVEHYTARALADGARVVAGGHRLDRPGYFHAPTILADVPPDSPVVTEEQFGPVLPVLPYRSLDEAVESANDTGFGLGGSVWGTDLDQAEAVADRLECGTAWINHHAELSLAQPFAGIKESGVGFAGGPWGLYGNLRPFVVHRPEEA
- a CDS encoding (5-formylfuran-3-yl)methyl phosphate synthase, translating into MLLLISPDGVEEALDCAKAAQHLDIVDVKKPDEGSLGANYPWVIREIREAVPADKPVSATVGDVPYKPGTVAQAALGAAVSGATYIKVGLYGCTTPEQAIDVMRGVVRAVKDYRPDAFVVASGYADAHRIGCVNPLALPDIARRSGSDAAMLDTAIKDGTRLFDHVPPDVCAEFVRRAHEAGLLAALAGSVQVGDLGELTRIGTDIVGVRGAVCAGGDRTTGRIQPELVAAFRAEMDRHAREHAAVVTAAN
- a CDS encoding DUF1326 domain-containing protein; amino-acid sequence: MSETNWHLKGEWFDVCSCSMPCPCTFAQAPTNGCCLFTLVWQIHEGHFGDVRLDGLGVVALGEFAGNMWVDDPDATMTAMFYIDAKGTPTQRDALEEIFRGNVGGWPGKFGSLISEVRSVEYAPIQFDAAQDLAYWRATVSDKVSVGATALTGPTSDPERRVQLINAPGAEVGPGQVATWGVVNADRAEGFDFSSQYRGGSSKHFPFDWQPDA
- a CDS encoding flavin-containing monooxygenase, with the protein product MAELEYAETVVIGAGQQGCGVAAALQELGRESLVLERGEIGQAWKYERWDSLVVGSGNRSVRFPGWDYDGDDPDGAMSGRELARHLRRYAEERDLPVRQHTTVREVECPPGASDSDNVRFRTHLTTGDVIESRNLVAAVGGYAAPRVPELASDIDPSIKQLHSRDYRNPDSLPDGAVLVVGAGISGQQIADELASAGRAVFLSIGRHHAWPGHYRGRSLFEWMFAFSLYEDFVTPGIGGTATLPGLPVTARKDGSGDLNLGTLARRGVVLVGSTRAAEQRMLFLADNVTTIAAESARSFRQVIDKIDAGILDRGFPVPEQKPVPEVDLECIADFGSSLDLARHDITTIVWCTGFTPDYRILPAGVLDEHGAPVQHKGILGAVPGLYYAGLPDGNSLATVGISATVENGRFIARQIHIDHVLRSGSSASVITA